A part of Candidatus Methylacidiphilales bacterium genomic DNA contains:
- a CDS encoding SH3 domain-containing protein, giving the protein MNKSFFSLLCAACCSVAFGFAGCANGGYNGPVYNCYLTEDEPLLEKGPSQQTPADTTLSSGTRVRVVSGGGAYMLVETVSGKQGWVPTSAVKMQEDSSPDTAPTGAFGSHSGW; this is encoded by the coding sequence ATGAATAAATCATTTTTCAGCTTGTTGTGTGCGGCTTGCTGCTCCGTTGCCTTTGGCTTTGCAGGCTGTGCCAATGGCGGATACAACGGCCCGGTCTATAATTGCTATCTGACCGAAGATGAGCCTCTGTTGGAAAAGGGTCCATCCCAACAAACACCAGCCGATACCACTTTGTCTTCGGGCACGCGGGTCCGTGTTGTGAGTGGCGGCGGAGCGTATATGCTGGTTGAAACCGTGAGCGGAAAACAGGGTTGGGTGCCAACCTCGGCGGTTAAAATGCAGGAGGACAGTTCACCCGACACTGCGCCAACAGGGGCTTTTGGTTCCCATTCCGGATGGTAG
- a CDS encoding TatD family hydrolase produces MLIDTHAHLDFSDFDSDLDDVILRARQADVERIINIGTGLESSRRAVALAEKHENIFAAVGIHPCNVEEEPENFAVELDRLLSHPKVAALGECGLDYYRPPPQADGEESSAYQKRLASWKERQKHFLIQQLDLAKKHGLGVVIHQRASWDDLLELLVPYHGSLRTVFHCFGGSAEQARRLLDNGHLVSFTGIVTFKNAEPVRDCIRALPEGSFMVETDCPYLAPVPHRGKRCEPAHVRIVAETIAKLRNEAFEQIIETTGKTAEKFFRLN; encoded by the coding sequence ATGCTCATCGACACCCACGCGCATTTGGATTTCAGCGATTTCGATTCCGACCTCGATGATGTCATCCTGCGGGCCCGCCAGGCCGACGTGGAACGCATCATCAACATCGGAACCGGGCTCGAATCCAGCCGCCGCGCCGTCGCCCTGGCTGAGAAGCATGAAAATATTTTTGCCGCTGTTGGAATTCATCCCTGCAATGTTGAGGAGGAACCGGAAAATTTTGCTGTTGAATTGGACCGGCTGCTGTCCCATCCCAAGGTGGCGGCGCTCGGCGAATGCGGATTGGATTATTACCGGCCACCGCCGCAGGCCGATGGCGAGGAAAGCTCCGCTTACCAAAAACGGCTTGCGTCCTGGAAGGAACGCCAGAAACATTTTCTGATCCAGCAACTCGATCTGGCAAAAAAACACGGGCTGGGCGTGGTCATCCACCAACGCGCGAGTTGGGACGATTTGCTGGAATTATTGGTTCCCTATCACGGTTCGCTGCGGACCGTGTTCCATTGCTTTGGCGGCAGCGCGGAGCAAGCCAGGCGCCTCCTCGACAACGGCCACCTGGTTTCGTTTACCGGCATTGTGACATTCAAAAACGCAGAACCGGTGCGCGACTGCATACGCGCGTTGCCGGAAGGATCGTTCATGGTTGAGACGGACTGCCCCTACCTCGCCCCGGTTCCACACCGGGGCAAACGATGCGAGCCCGCCCATGTGCGGATTGTCGCGGAAACCATCGCCAAGCTGCGCAACGAAGCGTTCGAACAGATCATTGAAACGACGGGAAAGACCGCGGAAAAATTCTTTCGATTGAATTGA
- a CDS encoding RidA family protein: MESKSKIWIKSSKAPAAVGPYSQGTRYGDLIFTAGQIPLDPATGELTGKTVEEQTRLVLKNLQAVLEEGGGSFQTVLKATVFMVNLGDFAAMNKVFTEFFGDSLPARSTIQVAALPKGAQVEIEAVAFRK, encoded by the coding sequence ATGGAATCAAAAAGCAAAATTTGGATCAAAAGTTCGAAAGCCCCCGCCGCGGTCGGGCCTTATTCACAGGGAACCCGGTACGGGGATTTGATTTTCACAGCAGGCCAGATTCCGCTGGATCCGGCCACGGGGGAATTGACCGGCAAAACCGTGGAGGAACAAACCCGGCTGGTTTTGAAAAATCTTCAGGCGGTGCTGGAGGAGGGCGGCGGTTCGTTCCAGACCGTATTGAAAGCCACGGTGTTCATGGTGAACCTGGGCGACTTCGCGGCCATGAACAAGGTTTTCACGGAATTTTTCGGAGACTCGCTTCCGGCGAGATCGACCATTCAGGTTGCGGCCCTGCCCAAAGGCGCACAGGTTGAGATCGAAGCCGTGGCATTCCGGAAATAG
- the fmt gene encoding methionyl-tRNA formyltransferase, with the protein MMRIVYIGTGEIGVPSLRAMIEDGSCRVVGVLTQPDRPSGRQMKPAPSPVKQLAFEEHLSIYQPENINSPGALQQLAYLKPDLLVVCAYGQILRTSVLELPKLGCLNIHASLLPKYRGSSCIQAAIRSGDRKTGLTIMWMNAGLDTGDILLQEPVRIRSRDTAGTLHDKLAELAPKALLEALALIRAGKAPRIPQNLQEATYAGKLKKEDGHIDWNQPQIQIHRHIRAMDPWPSAYSFLEEKDGGKKMLKIYKTIISRHAKGSPGAVLRIDDHGVLVAAAKGGLLLREVQLEGRKRMHAAEFARGYRLETGAMLG; encoded by the coding sequence ATGATGAGAATAGTCTATATCGGCACGGGAGAAATCGGAGTGCCGTCTCTCAGGGCAATGATCGAGGATGGCTCGTGCCGGGTTGTGGGCGTGTTGACCCAGCCCGACCGCCCGTCCGGCCGCCAGATGAAACCTGCGCCATCGCCTGTCAAGCAGCTTGCATTTGAAGAGCATCTCAGCATTTACCAGCCGGAAAATATCAATTCGCCCGGGGCCCTCCAACAACTGGCGTATCTCAAGCCGGACCTGCTTGTCGTTTGCGCCTATGGACAAATTTTAAGGACCAGCGTGCTGGAACTCCCCAAACTGGGTTGTTTGAATATTCATGCCTCGCTCCTGCCGAAATACCGTGGATCGTCCTGCATCCAGGCCGCCATCCGAAGCGGAGACCGTAAAACAGGCCTGACAATCATGTGGATGAACGCCGGCCTCGATACCGGCGATATTCTTTTGCAGGAACCGGTCCGCATCCGCAGCCGGGACACCGCCGGGACCTTGCACGACAAATTGGCGGAATTGGCGCCCAAGGCTTTGTTGGAAGCGCTGGCTCTGATCCGCGCCGGCAAAGCGCCCAGGATTCCGCAGAATCTGCAGGAGGCGACCTACGCGGGAAAATTGAAAAAGGAGGATGGGCATATCGATTGGAACCAGCCGCAAATCCAGATTCACCGGCATATTCGCGCCATGGATCCCTGGCCTTCCGCCTATTCATTTTTGGAAGAAAAGGATGGCGGGAAGAAGATGCTCAAGATTTATAAAACAATCATCTCAAGGCATGCCAAGGGCAGTCCTGGCGCCGTGTTGCGGATCGATGATCACGGGGTGCTGGTGGCTGCCGCGAAAGGCGGGTTGCTTCTCCGGGAAGTACAATTGGAGGGACGCAAACGCATGCATGCAGCCGAATTTGCCCGCGGTTACCGGTTGGAAACAGGTGCGATGCTCGGGTAA
- the pyrE gene encoding orotate phosphoribosyltransferase, with protein sequence MTSEELLEKFKETGALLEGHFVLRSGLHSRQFFQCAHLLQYPALSSRICAALAEKAKEIEADEVISPAMGGILVGHDVARHLNKKHIFAEKHEGRLAVRRFEIKPGTRFLVCEDVVTTGSAVNEVCRIVRGAGAQVAAVLCIVDRSGDRQPDFGAPFVSLLKLRVETFPAEQLPPDLKKIPAFKPGSK encoded by the coding sequence ATGACATCCGAGGAATTGCTGGAAAAATTCAAGGAAACCGGCGCGTTGCTGGAAGGCCATTTCGTGCTGCGATCGGGGTTGCACAGCCGCCAGTTTTTTCAATGCGCCCATTTGCTGCAATATCCGGCGTTGTCCTCCAGGATTTGCGCCGCGCTGGCCGAAAAGGCGAAGGAAATCGAAGCCGATGAAGTGATCTCGCCGGCCATGGGCGGAATTTTGGTCGGGCACGATGTCGCCCGGCATTTGAATAAAAAACATATTTTTGCCGAGAAACACGAAGGCAGGCTGGCAGTCCGGCGCTTCGAAATCAAACCCGGGACCCGCTTTCTGGTTTGCGAAGACGTGGTGACAACCGGCAGCGCGGTGAATGAGGTTTGCCGGATTGTGCGCGGCGCCGGAGCGCAGGTGGCGGCGGTGCTGTGCATTGTGGACCGGAGCGGCGACCGGCAGCCGGATTTCGGCGCGCCCTTTGTTTCGTTGCTGAAGCTGCGGGTGGAAACATTCCCGGCGGAGCAACTGCCGCCCGATCTGAAAAAGATCCCCGCGTTCAAACCCGGGAGCAAATGA